The Iamia majanohamensis genome window below encodes:
- a CDS encoding nucleoside triphosphate pyrophosphatase, giving the protein MPPVHLVLASASPARLALLRAAGIEPEVVVSHVDEDAVAADLGTDDPGELVAALARAKAGAVASSTAPGDRPTLVLGCDSLFTFAGTTWGKPASAEEAVARIRAMREGEGVLRTGHHLVDLGAGREVGGVEATTVRFGPMTDAEVDAYVASGEPLRVAGSFTLDGRSAPFVDGVEGDHTNVVGLSLPLLRRLLADLDRSVTDLWAAP; this is encoded by the coding sequence GTGCCCCCCGTCCACCTCGTCCTGGCCTCCGCGTCGCCGGCCCGCCTGGCCCTGCTGCGCGCCGCCGGGATCGAGCCCGAGGTGGTGGTGAGCCACGTCGACGAGGACGCGGTGGCCGCCGACCTCGGCACCGACGACCCGGGCGAGCTGGTGGCCGCCCTGGCCCGGGCCAAGGCCGGGGCGGTCGCGTCGTCGACGGCGCCCGGCGACCGCCCGACCCTGGTGCTGGGCTGCGACTCGCTGTTCACCTTCGCCGGCACGACGTGGGGCAAGCCGGCGTCGGCCGAGGAGGCCGTGGCCCGCATCCGGGCCATGCGGGAGGGCGAGGGCGTCCTGCGCACCGGCCACCACCTGGTCGACCTGGGCGCCGGCCGCGAGGTCGGCGGCGTCGAGGCCACGACGGTGCGCTTCGGGCCCATGACCGACGCCGAGGTCGACGCCTACGTCGCCTCCGGCGAGCCCCTCCGGGTCGCCGGGTCCTTCACCCTCGACGGGCGCTCGGCCCCCTTCGTCGACGGCGTGGAGGGCGACCACACCAACGTGGTGGGCCTCTCGCTGCCGCTGCTGCGCCGCCTCCTGGCCGACCTCGACCGCTCGGTCACCGACCTGTGGGCCGCCCCGTGA
- the dusB gene encoding tRNA dihydrouridine synthase DusB, which translates to MTATAAPPALRIGPLALDVPVVLAPMAGVTNRAFRRLCREMGAGLYVSEMITARALVEGNARTLDMVAFDPDESPRSVQVYGVDPTVVGEAVRRLVDDHGAEHVDLNVGCPAAKVTRKGGGSALPVRRALFAAIVRAAVAAAGPVPFTVKMRLGVDDAHPTYLEAARIAEGEGAAAVALHARTAEQLYSGAADWSAIARLKEAVTTIPVLGNGDVLEAHDALRMVAETGCDGVVVGRGCLGRPWLFRDLADAFAGRPVRPHPPLGDVAAVLRRHAELLVEVLGPERGVRDVRKHTGWYLAGYPVGGEARRGLSQVSSLAELDARLDALDPALTLHPGSERTVRGHTNGPRRVPVPEGWFDRVDDPTPPVGAEAAVSGG; encoded by the coding sequence GTGACCGCCACCGCGGCCCCGCCCGCCCTCCGCATCGGGCCCCTCGCCCTCGACGTGCCCGTGGTGCTGGCCCCCATGGCCGGGGTGACCAACCGGGCCTTCCGGCGCCTGTGCCGGGAGATGGGCGCGGGGCTCTACGTGAGCGAGATGATCACGGCCCGGGCCCTGGTCGAGGGCAACGCCCGCACCCTCGACATGGTGGCCTTCGACCCCGACGAGTCGCCCCGCAGTGTGCAGGTCTACGGGGTCGACCCGACGGTGGTGGGCGAGGCCGTCCGCCGCCTGGTCGACGACCACGGCGCCGAGCACGTCGACCTCAACGTGGGCTGCCCGGCGGCCAAGGTGACCCGCAAGGGCGGCGGCTCGGCCCTGCCGGTGCGCCGGGCCCTCTTCGCCGCCATCGTCCGGGCCGCGGTCGCGGCTGCCGGGCCGGTGCCGTTCACGGTGAAGATGCGCCTCGGCGTCGACGACGCCCACCCCACCTACCTCGAGGCGGCCCGCATCGCCGAGGGGGAGGGGGCCGCGGCGGTGGCCCTCCACGCCCGCACCGCCGAGCAGCTCTACTCGGGGGCGGCCGACTGGTCGGCGATCGCCCGGCTCAAGGAGGCGGTGACCACCATCCCCGTGCTCGGCAACGGCGACGTGCTCGAGGCCCACGACGCCCTGCGCATGGTGGCCGAGACCGGCTGCGACGGCGTCGTGGTCGGCCGGGGCTGCCTGGGCCGGCCCTGGCTCTTCCGCGACCTGGCCGACGCCTTCGCCGGCCGGCCCGTCCGGCCCCACCCGCCGCTCGGCGACGTCGCCGCCGTGCTGCGCCGCCACGCCGAGCTGCTGGTCGAGGTGCTGGGCCCCGAGCGCGGCGTGCGCGACGTCCGCAAGCACACCGGCTGGTACCTGGCCGGCTACCCGGTGGGCGGCGAGGCCCGGCGGGGGCTCTCGCAGGTCTCGTCGCTGGCCGAGCTGGACGCCCGCCTCGACGCCCTCGACCCCGCCCTCACCCTCCACCCCGGCTCGGAGCGCACGGTGCGGGGCCACACCAACGGCCCCCGGCGGGTGCCGGTGCCCGAGGGCTGGTTCGACCGGGTCGACGACCCCACCCCGCCGGTGGGGGCGGAGGCGGCCGTCTCGGGGGGCTGA